The following are encoded in a window of Bacteroidales bacterium genomic DNA:
- a CDS encoding PorP/SprF family type IX secretion system membrane protein — MMVILAFVFSVGKTQDPQFSQFYSSPLYLAPSFAGATGGGRVILNYRDQWPQLASTYLTYAFSADYYYGKYKSGIGLMVLRDQAGEDGLMNTTSAGLVYSYNFDVSPKWSIRPGLSAYYYTRSINFNAFRFGDQILRGDNYGNAGSSVEMTTLQNLEPVSHFDFATSVMAYSEIYWVGFTLDHLMYYSEILSEQGDYIPPRYSVFGGAKHMIYGNTLMRREESITVALNFMTQNRIKYMDLGLYYTKAPIIFGIWYRGLPIFPDNPNVGALALSVGAKHKGIHIGYSYDFTLSRLINQTGGAHEISLSYIFNEHKKRRTRHKMVPCPVM; from the coding sequence TTGATGGTGATACTGGCTTTTGTCTTTTCGGTCGGAAAGACACAGGATCCTCAGTTTTCCCAGTTTTATTCCTCTCCCCTGTACCTGGCCCCTTCATTTGCCGGAGCAACGGGTGGCGGAAGAGTTATTTTGAATTACCGGGATCAGTGGCCACAACTTGCCTCTACTTATCTCACCTATGCCTTTTCAGCAGATTATTATTACGGAAAATACAAGAGCGGCATCGGGTTGATGGTGCTGCGTGATCAGGCAGGAGAGGACGGCTTGATGAATACCACCAGTGCAGGCCTGGTATATTCCTACAATTTTGACGTTAGTCCGAAATGGAGCATTCGCCCTGGCTTGTCTGCCTATTATTATACCAGGTCAATTAATTTTAATGCCTTTCGATTCGGCGATCAGATTCTACGTGGAGACAACTATGGCAATGCAGGCTCCTCGGTGGAAATGACAACCCTTCAAAATCTGGAGCCCGTCTCCCATTTTGACTTTGCCACTTCAGTGATGGCCTATTCCGAAATCTACTGGGTTGGATTTACGCTGGATCACCTGATGTATTATAGTGAAATACTTTCTGAGCAGGGCGACTATATCCCACCGAGGTATTCGGTCTTCGGGGGGGCAAAACACATGATATATGGCAACACCCTGATGCGCAGGGAAGAGAGCATTACAGTTGCACTGAATTTTATGACCCAGAACAGGATAAAGTACATGGATTTAGGCTTGTACTACACCAAAGCACCCATCATTTTCGGTATCTGGTACAGGGGGCTCCCCATCTTTCCGGACAATCCTAACGTAGGCGCCCTTGCTCTTTCTGTCGGAGCCAAACACAAGGGCATACACATTGGATATAGTTATGATTTTACACTGAGCCGCTTGATTAATCAAACAGGTGGAGCTCATGAAATTTCATTGAGCTACATATTCAATGAACACAAAAAACGAAGAACCAGGCATAAAATGGTTCCATGCCCGGTCATGTAG
- a CDS encoding glycoside hydrolase family 43 protein has product MRKFRFSRVILLISFMFQLAGHANAQCTYMNPLMEGADPHASFHEGKYYLLVTRGDRITIKSSPKLEKIGPLNEIRAWEFRNTPVGGHIWAPELHRIDEQWYIYSCGQNTGLDNNQEARAYIQEDQEMFVLKSTTGDPFGPYEFVSWLMPGMGAIDETIFTHTDGKHYIIWSQFNIPGQPQSQCLYIAELLSPTSIGVKRVLISCPDQPWELNGWPVNEGAAVLQKNGKTFIVYSGSGYLTPEYALGYLVNTDGDLLNPGSWTKVGPVFQQDPEAGVYSTGHNSFTTSPDGTEDWIVFHARLSPDGNTPRYTFIQKFKWEHDIPVFGTPKAAGELLSCPSDTGWIL; this is encoded by the coding sequence ATGAGGAAATTCAGATTCTCCAGAGTGATCCTGCTGATCAGCTTCATGTTTCAGCTGGCTGGACACGCAAACGCGCAATGCACCTATATGAACCCGCTTATGGAGGGGGCCGATCCGCATGCATCTTTCCACGAGGGGAAATATTACCTCCTGGTGACCCGGGGCGACCGGATCACAATCAAAAGCTCCCCGAAACTGGAGAAGATCGGACCCCTGAACGAGATCCGTGCCTGGGAATTCCGGAATACCCCTGTGGGAGGTCATATATGGGCCCCTGAACTGCACAGGATCGATGAGCAGTGGTACATATATTCCTGTGGCCAGAATACAGGACTGGACAACAACCAGGAAGCACGAGCCTATATCCAGGAGGATCAGGAAATGTTCGTGCTCAAAAGCACTACCGGAGATCCGTTCGGCCCCTATGAATTTGTATCCTGGCTGATGCCCGGAATGGGTGCCATCGATGAGACCATCTTTACGCACACCGATGGCAAACACTACATTATCTGGTCCCAGTTCAATATTCCGGGCCAGCCCCAGAGCCAGTGCCTCTATATTGCTGAACTCCTCTCCCCCACTTCCATCGGGGTAAAGCGAGTCCTGATCTCCTGCCCGGATCAGCCCTGGGAACTGAATGGATGGCCCGTGAACGAAGGGGCTGCCGTGCTTCAGAAGAACGGGAAGACCTTTATCGTGTATTCCGGAAGCGGTTACCTGACTCCCGAATATGCACTGGGATACCTGGTAAATACGGACGGAGACCTCCTGAATCCCGGCTCCTGGACCAAGGTCGGTCCCGTATTCCAGCAGGATCCGGAAGCGGGAGTCTATTCCACCGGTCACAACTCCTTCACCACCTCCCCGGACGGAACAGAGGACTGGATCGTTTTTCACGCCCGCCTGAGCCCTGACGGGAACACCCCCCGCTACACCTTTATCCAGAAATTCAAATGGGAGCATGACATTCCTGTATTTGGCACCCCGAAAGCTGCCGGAGAATTACTAAGCTGTCCCAGTGATACCGGATGGATCCTTTAA
- a CDS encoding histidine kinase: MLEQSVTERTKQLTETNTLLLKVQKENLQSQFEVLKQQVNPHFLFNSLNVLTSLIKIDPDLAESFTEQLSKVYRYVLENKEKDLVALSTELEFLNSYLFLLEIRFMNKLLIHIEIDKSYNDYQILPIAIQLIIENAIKHNVFSKTLPLKMDIFVDKEQRLNIVNNLNIRETKLVSTGVGLENIKRRYALVSEQKPEFFKTKDQFIARLPLLKSENE; the protein is encoded by the coding sequence ATGCTTGAACAAAGCGTGACCGAACGTACGAAACAGCTGACCGAAACAAATACACTGCTATTAAAAGTGCAGAAGGAAAATCTGCAATCGCAGTTCGAAGTGCTTAAACAACAGGTAAACCCGCATTTTCTTTTCAACAGCCTGAATGTCCTGACCTCCCTGATCAAGATTGATCCCGATCTGGCGGAATCGTTTACCGAGCAACTGTCGAAAGTATATCGGTACGTGCTGGAAAACAAGGAGAAAGACCTGGTAGCGCTGAGTACCGAGCTGGAATTCCTGAACTCCTACCTCTTCCTCCTGGAAATCAGATTCATGAATAAATTGTTGATCCATATTGAAATTGACAAATCCTATAACGATTACCAGATACTGCCCATTGCCATCCAGCTCATTATCGAAAATGCGATCAAGCACAATGTCTTTTCTAAAACTCTGCCATTGAAAATGGATATTTTCGTGGATAAGGAGCAGCGATTAAACATTGTAAACAACCTAAATATACGCGAAACAAAACTGGTTTCAACCGGAGTCGGACTGGAGAATATAAAGCGAAGGTATGCGCTGGTATCCGAACAAAAACCGGAGTTTTTCAAAACCAAAGATCAGTTTATTGCCAGACTGCCTTTACTGAAATCGGAGAACGAATAA
- a CDS encoding LytTR family DNA-binding domain-containing protein, with product MKVVIIEDESFAALRLKKMILDYNPEINIVAELESVAESVKWFKSNPEPDLIFLDIHLEDDLSFAIFDQVSISSPVIFTTAFDEYAIKAFKLKSIDYLLKPIVHEELASALKKYNQFSGLHTSSVDLQSLYNLLTTKEASYRERFSMAVRSKIKMVEVSDIAYFFVLDKGVYMRTFQGNTYNVDFNLDKLEEMLNPYSFFRINRKYLINIASIENMVAYSHSRVKLEIRPRPDKEDETIVSIDRSADFKKWLNQ from the coding sequence ATGAAAGTTGTAATAATAGAAGACGAAAGCTTTGCGGCTTTAAGATTAAAAAAGATGATACTGGATTACAATCCGGAAATAAACATCGTGGCTGAACTCGAATCGGTCGCCGAATCGGTAAAGTGGTTCAAATCGAACCCCGAACCCGACCTGATTTTCCTGGATATTCACCTGGAGGATGATCTAAGCTTTGCCATCTTCGACCAGGTGAGCATCTCAAGCCCTGTTATCTTCACCACGGCTTTTGACGAGTATGCCATTAAGGCCTTTAAGCTAAAGAGCATCGATTACCTGCTTAAACCCATTGTTCATGAAGAGCTGGCATCGGCCCTGAAAAAGTACAATCAGTTCAGCGGACTGCATACCAGTTCTGTTGATTTGCAATCGCTTTACAATCTTCTTACCACGAAGGAAGCAAGCTATCGCGAACGTTTCTCCATGGCAGTCAGAAGTAAAATCAAGATGGTGGAGGTAAGCGATATAGCTTACTTTTTTGTACTGGATAAAGGGGTTTACATGCGGACTTTCCAGGGAAATACCTACAATGTCGATTTCAATCTGGATAAACTGGAGGAAATGCTCAACCCGTATTCGTTCTTCCGGATAAACCGCAAATACCTGATTAACATTGCTTCTATCGAAAATATGGTGGCCTACTCCCATTCACGTGTTAAGCTTGAGATCAGGCCCAGACCCGATAAAGAGGATGAGACCATCGTAAGTATTGACCGCTCTGCAGATTTCAAGAAGTGGTTAAACCAATAG
- a CDS encoding NmrA family NAD(P)-binding protein, translating to MVAGVRHMDKAREKLKEFKELKYVRFDFEQPDTFETALENIDTVFLLRPPHISDIEKYFRPLISVLKEKQIKEVVFLSVQGAERSKVIPHHRIEQLIKAHDLDFIFLRPSYFMQNLTTTLLQDIQEKRKIILPSGRGKFNWIDIENIAEVAAMMLSDFSTHKNQAIELTGYENKNFYQVAELFNQEINLPVRYVSVNPLRFFRIRKKEGMVRGMIVVMLLLHFLPRVQKEPSISRSYEQLTGKAPSSLRDFIRREKELFC from the coding sequence ATCGTAGCCGGTGTCCGTCATATGGATAAAGCCCGGGAAAAACTCAAAGAATTCAAAGAATTAAAATATGTCCGATTTGATTTTGAGCAGCCAGATACATTTGAAACTGCGCTTGAGAACATCGACACGGTATTTCTGTTGCGGCCGCCGCACATCTCGGATATCGAAAAATATTTCAGGCCATTGATCTCGGTGTTGAAGGAGAAACAGATAAAGGAGGTTGTATTCCTTTCCGTTCAGGGAGCCGAACGAAGCAAGGTGATCCCCCACCACCGGATCGAGCAACTGATCAAAGCACACGATCTGGACTTTATCTTCCTCCGTCCGAGCTATTTCATGCAGAATCTGACCACCACCCTGCTCCAGGATATCCAGGAAAAAAGGAAAATCATCCTTCCATCGGGCAGGGGAAAATTTAATTGGATCGATATTGAAAATATTGCAGAAGTTGCTGCCATGATGCTTTCTGATTTTTCAACACATAAGAATCAGGCAATCGAACTGACAGGATATGAGAATAAAAACTTCTACCAGGTAGCTGAATTGTTTAATCAAGAAATAAATTTACCGGTCAGGTATGTTAGCGTAAATCCCCTGAGGTTCTTCCGGATCAGGAAAAAGGAAGGAATGGTCCGGGGGATGATCGTGGTAATGCTGTTGCTCCACTTCCTGCCAAGGGTTCAGAAAGAACCAAGCATATCACGCTCTTATGAGCAACTGACAGGAAAGGCACCTTCTAGCCTGCGCGACTTTATTCGCAGGGAGAAGGAGCTTTTCTGTTGA
- a CDS encoding HAMP domain-containing sensor histidine kinase, which translates to MKRKKIQLILLILTITSLILLVGIQISWVLKSARMQEAQFNHTVTLAMNRIVENLSQNQDICSEMNNCLRSGKSHSCFLLMKNRMEWVYLDTLINNDLKYYNINLDYEFDIVEKGAEVSLISDGDTYINDNLEKVLEQAGYELRLRFPEKSEFIKAQIGYIFISSIALLLLVNGSFILIYKFYKRERKLTENIIDFINNMTHEFKTPLTNIALANGMLSKNEIVEKDQKLASYSKVIKNEHQRLKEKVQVLLQAALSENGNPFRTEQFDAAFEIKNVVDTFTVRINERKGSFSVNSSGNNFTLSGNIEMFQVAIGNLIDNAIKYNSNSPRIIIDLKSDSERISISISDNGKGIRKENLPRIFEKFYRIPTGDIHENEGFGLGLYFVKNTVAQMHGNIRVTSNMDKGTTFTLVFPVSKG; encoded by the coding sequence ATGAAAAGAAAAAAAATCCAGTTAATTCTGCTTATTCTTACAATAACCAGCCTGATTCTGCTGGTTGGGATCCAGATCAGCTGGGTATTGAAATCGGCCAGGATGCAGGAAGCCCAGTTCAATCATACGGTCACCCTGGCAATGAACCGAATCGTGGAGAATCTTTCGCAAAACCAGGACATATGCTCCGAAATGAATAATTGCCTTCGATCAGGCAAATCACACTCCTGTTTCCTTCTTATGAAAAACAGAATGGAATGGGTGTATCTGGACACGCTGATTAATAATGATCTGAAGTATTACAACATCAACCTCGATTATGAATTTGATATCGTTGAAAAGGGAGCAGAGGTCTCTTTGATTTCAGACGGGGACACTTATATAAATGATAATCTTGAGAAAGTACTGGAACAGGCCGGGTATGAACTAAGACTCAGGTTCCCGGAGAAAAGTGAATTCATCAAGGCTCAGATCGGATATATTTTTATTAGTTCAATTGCCTTGCTTTTGCTTGTAAACGGCTCTTTTATACTAATTTATAAATTTTACAAACGTGAAAGGAAACTCACCGAAAATATCATTGATTTCATAAATAACATGACCCATGAGTTTAAAACGCCTCTGACAAACATCGCATTGGCCAACGGGATGCTTTCAAAGAACGAGATTGTTGAGAAGGATCAAAAGCTGGCTTCCTATTCCAAAGTCATAAAAAACGAACACCAGCGGCTTAAAGAGAAGGTTCAGGTACTCTTACAAGCCGCTTTATCAGAAAACGGAAATCCATTCCGCACAGAACAGTTTGATGCTGCATTTGAAATAAAAAATGTCGTTGATACATTTACGGTGCGGATAAATGAAAGAAAAGGTTCGTTTTCTGTCAATTCTTCAGGTAATAATTTTACTTTATCGGGAAATATCGAAATGTTTCAGGTTGCCATAGGCAATCTGATAGATAATGCAATAAAGTATAATAGTAATTCTCCAAGGATAATCATCGACCTGAAATCCGACAGTGAACGTATTTCAATCTCCATTAGCGATAATGGAAAGGGTATCCGTAAAGAAAACCTTCCGCGTATTTTCGAAAAATTCTACAGAATCCCAACCGGGGATATCCACGAAAATGAAGGATTCGGTCTCGGTCTATACTTTGTTAAAAATACGGTTGCACAAATGCATGGGAACATCAGGGTGACAAGCAACATGGATAAGGGTACCACATTTACTTTAGTATTTCCTGTTTCAAAAGGATGA